GACCGTCTTACTGGTGGCGTCGAGACGTTCGCGCCCGACGCCGAGATCCTGCACGTCGACATCGATCCCGCGGAGATCTCGAAGAACATCGAGGCCGATGTCGCGCTGGTCGGCGACGCCGGATCGGTGCTCGAACAGTTGGACGACGAGATGGCCCGCGCGCCCGACGTTCCCGAGTGGCGCGAGCAGTGTCTGACGTGGAAGGCGGAGTACCCGATGGACTACGCCGCGCCCGAGGACCGGCCGCTGCGCCCGGAGTTCGTCGTCGAGGCCTTGGACGAGGCCACGCCCGAGGACGCGATCGTCACTACTGGTGTTGGCCAACACCAGATGTGGGCGTGTCAGTACTGGACCTACCGCCACCCGCGGACGTGGGTCTCCTCCCACGGGCTGGGGACGATGGGCTACGGGCTTCCCGCCGCGATCGGCGCAAAGGTCGCGAAACCGGACCGGGAAGTGGTCTGCTTCGAGGGCGACGGCTCCTTTTTGATGACGTGTCAGGAGCTGGCCGTCGCCGTCAGGGAGAACCTCGACATCACCGTCGCGGTGTTGAACAACGCCGCGGTCGGGATGGTCCGCCAGTGGCAGGACGCCTTCTTTGAGGGCCGTCACTCGGCCTCGCAGTACCCGTGGGTTCCGGCGTTCGACAAGCTCGCCGAGGCGTTCGGCGCGCAGGGATTCTCGGTCCACGAGTACGACGAGGTCGCCGACACCGTCGAGGCCGCGCTGGCCTTCGAGGGCCCGTCGGTGATCGACTTCCACATCGACCCCGGCGCGAACGTCTACCCGATGGTTCCCAGTGGTGGCGACAACGGCCAGTTCGCCCTCTCGGAGGACCAGCTATGAGTCAGCAGAACGAACAGCAGCAGGTCAACCGGTTACAGGGACCCGCCCCAGAGGACCGACCGCGGCCGTCGGGCCGGCGCAATAGCCAAGGAATCCGGATCGATCCCGAGGTCGAGGCCGAGCCCGTTCCGAGACGGACGGTCATCTCGGCGCTGGTCGAGAACGAACCCGGCGTGCTCGCGAAGGCCTCTGGCCTAGTCTCCCGACGGCAGTTCAACATCGAGAGCCTCACGGTGGGAACGACGACGAACCCCGAGACCTCGCGGATCACGCTCGTCATCGAGGAGCCCGAACCGGGGATCCGGCAGGTCGAAAAGCAGTTGGCGAAGCTCCTGCCCGTGATCTCGGTCCAGGAGTTGAGCAGCGACGCGATCCGCCGGGAGCTGGTGGTGCTGAAGGTTCACGGCGACGAGCCCGACAAGGTCCAGGCGGTCACGGAGATGTACGACGGGACCGTGCTGGATGCGGGTCCGAGAACGATCTCGATCGAGATCACCGGCGACGAGGGGAAGATCGACGACGCGATCGACGCCTTCCAGCAGTTCGGCATCCGCGAACTCGCCCGGACGGGCCAAACCGCGATGGCTCGGGGCGACGTCTGGACGACCGACATCGAGGAGGAACGGTACGAACGAATGCACGAGGAGTGGCGGAAACACGACCAACAATGACAGACGACGCATCCATCTACTACGACGAGGACGCACAGCGCAGCCAGATCGAGGACAAGACCGTCGCCGTACTCGGCTACGGCAGCCAGGGCCACGCCCACGCACAGAACCTCGCCGACAGCGGGATCGAGGTGCTGGTCGGCCTGAAGGAGGACTCCGCCTCGCGCGAGGCCGCCCGCGAGGACGGCCTCGAGGTCGGGACGCCGAAAGAGGTCGCCGCGGCGGCCGACATCGTCAGCGTACTGGTGCCCGACACCGTCCAGCCGATGGTTTACGACGACATCAAAGAGGAACTCGAACCGGGTAACACGCTGCAGTTCGCCCACGGGTTCAACATCCACTACAACCAGATCCAGCCCCCCGAGGACGTGGACGTGACGATGATCGCGCCCAAGACGCCCGGCCACCTCCTCCGGCGCAACTACGAGAACGACCAGGGCACGCCAGCCCTGCTCGCAGTGTATCAGGACGCGACCGGCGAGGCCAAAGAGGAGGCGCTCGCGTACGCCCAGGCGCTGGGCTGTACGCGCGCCGGCGTCGTCGAGACCTCCTTTAGGGAGGAGACCGAGACCGACCTGTTCGGCGAGCAGGCCGTCCTGTGTGGCGGGATCACGAGCCTGATCAAGCAGGGGTACGAGACGCTCGTGGACGCGGGCTACAGCCCGCAGATGGCCTACTTCGAGTGTCTCAACGAGATGAAGCTGATCGTCGACCTGATGTACGAGGACGGCCTCGGCGCGATGTGGGACTCCGTGAGCGACACCGCCGAGTACGGCGGGCTCACGAAGGGCGACGTGGTCGTCGACGAGCACGCCCGCGAGAACATGGAGCAGGTGCTCGAAGCGGTCCAGGACGGCACGTTCGCCCGCGAGTGGATCGCGGAGAACCAGGCCGGCCGGCCGAGCTACACCCAGCTCCGGCAGGCCGAGAAGAACCACGACATCGAGGAGGTCGGCGCGGAGCTACGGGCGCTGTTCGCGTGGGCCGACGAGGAAACCGAAGACGAGGACGAACAGGAGAGAGTGACCGCGGATGACTGACGACAACGATACCAACACCCAGCGGATGAAGGACGTCGACCACACCCACCCCCACGACGACCGCAGTGCGGGCGCGCTGTTCGCGCGCGGGCCGATCGTGGTCGCGGATGGGGGTGAGAGAAATGCCGGGACCGAGCGTCGAGATCGAATGAGGGACGTCGATCACACCCCGCCGCACGACGACGAGGGCGCGAAGCGCGTCTTCG
The DNA window shown above is from Halalkalicoccus sp. NIPERK01 and carries:
- the ilvC gene encoding ketol-acid reductoisomerase; the protein is MTDDASIYYDEDAQRSQIEDKTVAVLGYGSQGHAHAQNLADSGIEVLVGLKEDSASREAAREDGLEVGTPKEVAAAADIVSVLVPDTVQPMVYDDIKEELEPGNTLQFAHGFNIHYNQIQPPEDVDVTMIAPKTPGHLLRRNYENDQGTPALLAVYQDATGEAKEEALAYAQALGCTRAGVVETSFREETETDLFGEQAVLCGGITSLIKQGYETLVDAGYSPQMAYFECLNEMKLIVDLMYEDGLGAMWDSVSDTAEYGGLTKGDVVVDEHARENMEQVLEAVQDGTFAREWIAENQAGRPSYTQLRQAEKNHDIEEVGAELRALFAWADEETEDEDEQERVTADD
- the ilvN gene encoding acetolactate synthase small subunit codes for the protein MSQQNEQQQVNRLQGPAPEDRPRPSGRRNSQGIRIDPEVEAEPVPRRTVISALVENEPGVLAKASGLVSRRQFNIESLTVGTTTNPETSRITLVIEEPEPGIRQVEKQLAKLLPVISVQELSSDAIRRELVVLKVHGDEPDKVQAVTEMYDGTVLDAGPRTISIEITGDEGKIDDAIDAFQQFGIRELARTGQTAMARGDVWTTDIEEERYERMHEEWRKHDQQ